Genomic segment of Synechococcus sp. A15-28:
AAGCCCTTCACGCAGCATCCGCGTCCCCTGATTTGTTCGGCAGCCTGCAGGGCGTTGCTGCAACTCACGGGTGATGCGCACTGGGGTGAGCAACTGATCCAGCTGTTGCAGCACCCCGAACCCCTGGTGCGGCGCGGAACCCTGCTGGATCTCGGTGCCACCGGATGGACCGCTGCTGTGCCGACGATTCGTGCCGCCGCCGTGGAACCCAGCCTCAAATTGGTGGCTTTGCGGGGGCTGGCGGAGACGAGCGGAGACCCTCAGGTGCTCGATGTGATGGATGCTCTGCTCTAAATGACCTCCCCTGCCCTGAGTGATGCGATCCAGGCCTTGGATCGCGCCAGCAGCACCCCCGAATTGGTGGAGGCCACGCGCGCGCTCTGCGCCCTCGGTGATCCCGAGGCAGCCGACATCCTGGTGAAGGTTCTGGGCTTCAACAACCCAGCCGTGGCGGCGGTGGCAACCCAGGGACTGATCCAACTGGGTCGTGACATCGTGCCGACCCTGCTGGTGAGCCTGGATGCCCGTAATTACGGCGCCCGAGCCTGGGTGGTGAAAGCCCTGGCTGCCCTTCGCGATCCACGGGGACTCGATCTTCTCGAGCACGCCCTCGACGCCGACATCGCACCGAGTGTGCGGCGATCAGCAGTCCGCGGCCTGGCGGATCTGGACCTTGATCCCATGGCCAAGGAGCAGCAACTGCATCGCTGCATGCAGGGGCTGCTGAAGGCGGGGCAAGACGATGAATGGGTGGTGCGCTATGCCGCTGTCTTCGGAATCGAACAACGTTTGACCGATGCAGCGGGTGGTTCATCGCTTGCCGATCAGGCCATGCCGCTGTTGCGGACCCTGGCGTCCGATGCTGAGGATGCCAAGGTTGTGCGCCTACGGGCCGCCCTGGCCCTCCAACGCCTCAACGCCGGATGACCCAGAAACTGTTGTTCGTCTGCCTCGGCAACATCTGCCGCTCACCAGCGGCGGAAGGCGTCTTCCTGCATCTGCTGGACGAGCGTGGCCTCAGTGATCAGTTCGTGGTGGATTCCGCCGGCACGGGCGGCTGGCATGTGGGCAATTCGGCGGACCGACGCATGCAGGCGGCTGCCAACCGCCGCGGCATGAACCTCCCCAGCCGCGCACGACAGATCTGCCTGGAGGATTTCTCGAGTTTCGACCTGGTGCTCACCATGGATGACAGCAACCTGGCCGCCGTGCAGGGGTTGGCTCGCGAAGCCGGGTCCCAGGCAACGGCCAGGATCAAACCCATGCTCAGCTACGCCCGTCGGTTCAACGAAACCGAAGTGCCTGACCCCTATTACGGCGGAGATGCCGGCTTCGAGCATGTGCTCGATCTGCTGGAGGACGCCTGCGCCAACCTCCTGGACGAGCTCAGTCCCCAGGCGTAGGCCAGACCTCTTCAGCCACCCGCGAGCGGAACTGTTCCACCAGCGCATCAATCACTGCATCGATGCTCATGCCATCGGTGATCAGTTCCACCGCATCGGCAGCCTTCACCAACGGGGCCTCCTCCCGGGTGCTGTCCAGCCGATCGCGCTCGGCGATCTGCGCCTCCAGCTCGGAGCGCTCTGGAACGGGAAACCCCCGCTGCTCCAGGTCGAGAGCCCGGCGCCGGGCCCGTTCGCCCACCGTGGCAGTGAGGAACACCTTCAGATCAGCATCCGGGAAAACAGCGGTGCCGATGTCGCGACCCTCCGCCACCAAGCCACCCTTGGCACCCATGGCCTTCTGCTGCGCGGTGAGCGCCTGCCGCACGCAACGGTGCGCTGCAACAACCGACACCAAGCCCGTCACCTCAGGGGATCGAATCGCTTCACTGACGTCCTCACCATTCACCAACACCTGCTGGCCACTGCAAGGCAGTGACCGCAGCTGCAAATCCAAACTCTGGAGCAAAGGTGTAATGGCGGCAGCGTCGGTGGGATCAACACCGCTCTTCTGCACAAGCCAGGTCACCGATCGGTACATCGCACCGGTGTCGAGATAAATCAGGCCCATTCGCTCCGCAAAGGCCCGGGTGACGGTGCTTTTGCCAGCACCGGCTGGGCCATCAATGGCAACGAGAGGCTGGCGGGTCATCAAAAAGACGTGATCGATCAAGCGTGTCGTTCCGCAGCGCACCGCCGCGGCCAGCAGCGAGATGGCTGTTTCAGACCCACAGGGCTGAAGCGTGATGGGATCGACCCTCTCTACATACTCCACCTCGAGACCAGCAGCTGAAAGCATGGAACGGATGATGTCCAACGGCGTGGTTGCATCAGCGGCCCGCAGGGCCGCAGGCAAGGTGGCGGCCTGATGCCGCTCCGCGGGCGTCAGATATCGGTTGCGTGAACTCATGGCCAGGCCATCGGCTTCGCGCACCGTGGCAACCCCCTGAACCTTTACAGGGATGCAGAGATCAGCCACCAACCGACGCAGGATCACCAGTTGCTGCCAGTCCTTCTCCCCCAGCCAGAGGCTGGCGGGCCGTACCAGATGCAACAGACGTGCCACAACCGTGACCACCCCATCAAAGTGCCCGGGACGGCCAGCTCCGCAGAGATGCTGCTGCAGCCCATCCGCTGCATTGCGGGAGGGACAGGCTCCATCGGGGTAGATCATCTGGACGGATGGAGCCCAGAGCGCCGCTGCCCCGCACCGATCGGCCAGAGAGAGATCGGTCTCCAAGCTGCGCGGATACCGATCGAAGTCTTCCGCGGGTCCGAACTGAAGCGGGTTGACGAACACGCTCACCAACACGGGGCCATGCGCCGCCGCTCGGCGGATCAGCTCTCCGTGCCCGTCATGCAGACCTCCCATGGTGGGGACGAACTGAAGCGGTTGCGCAAGCCTGGAGAGAAAGGCATCCAGGTCAGCCTGCGTTGAGATCAGTAAGGCGGTCAGCGCAGCACCTCGAGCTTCACCTGGGCGATACCGGAACTGATCAATCCCAGGCTGGAGGCCGCTCCGTGCCCCAGATCAATCACGCGGTGATCCACAAAGGGCCCGCGGTCGTTGATGCGAATTACGGCTGAGCGTCCATTGCGGAGGTTGGTCACCCGCACTTTGGTGCCGAACGGCAAGGTGCGATGGGCGGCCGTCATCGTGCCCTGGCGGTAGATCTCACCGTTCGCCGTGTAGTTCCCGTAGAAGCCAGGGCCGTACCAGCTGGCTTCACCGGTGATGACCCGCACCACATCTGGCACCAACTTCAGCTTCGGCTCGGGCAGAACCGCCACCGGCGTCAGAACGGCGTTGACGTTGCGGTTTTCGGTGCTGTCCTGATCGAGCTCGTTCTCAACAGACAGATTGAGCTCCGAGGCAGGGTTCGAAAAGGGTTCAAGGTCGGCAGCAGACTCAACGAACAGCTCCATGGGATCCAGGGGATCGAACCCGTCCTGATCCTCAAAATCCTGAGCGACAACAGGGAACAGCGCCGCACTGGCTGAGATTGCCCCGCACAGACCAAGGAGGGTAAGAACGACTCGCATGACAAGCGATCGACGAATTCTCGAAGACGAACCTCGGGAATGCGCAGACCTCAACTTCAAAACATCGAAAAGCTAAGAAGTTCACAACAAACACAACAGCAGGCACCAATCCAGCAACCGACACAGGACATCTGGACGCCATCAGAAGCCCCTGCCGGTCACAAGCGAGACCAAGACCCAACCCCACCAGGGACATCAATCAGGCTTGATTCAGTCATCAGCGAAACTGATGTTCTGTTGATCCGGCTCTTCAGCCGACCATGGGTCGCCGGAGTTGCAGGATCAATACAGCTCCTTCAGCCCATGGACTACAAGAGTGCTGGCGTGGACGTCGAGGCCGGTCGGGCCTTTGTTCAACGGATCAAGTCCTCCGTTGAAGCAACACATCGCCCGGAGGTGATCGGTGGACTGGGCGGCTTCGGCGGAATGATGCGGCTGCCGGCGGGTCTGCGACAGCCCCTGTTGGTTTCAGGTACAGACGGTGTCGGCACCAAACTCGAGTTGGCGCAGGACCATCACGCTCACCACAACGTTGGGATCGACCTGGTGGCGATGTGCGTGAACGACGTCATCACCTCCGGCGCACAGCCCCTGTTTTTTCTGGATTACATGGCCACAGGCGCGCTGAGTCCTGAGGCCATGGCGGAGGTCGTCGAGGGAATTGCCGACGGCTGCCGGCAGAGCGGCTGCTCCCTGCTCGGCGGCGAAACCGCCGAAATGCCTGGGTTCTACCCAGCTGGTCGTTACGACCTGGCGGGTTTCTGCGTCGCCGTCGTTGAAGAAAGTGAGCTGATTGATGGACGACAGGTGCAGACCGGGGACGCAGTGATCGGTGTGGCCAGCAGTGGTGTTCACAGCAACGGCTTCAGCCTGGTGCGCCGGGTGCTTGAACAGGCGGCTGCGGATCGATCCACCCGATATGGACCGGATCAGCGCCCTCTGATCGATGACCTTCTGAGGCCCACCCAGCTCTACGCCTCACTGGTGCTGCAGCTCCTCAGCAGCAACGTTGCCATCCATGCCATGGCTCACATCACCGGTGGTGGACTTCCGGAAAACCTCCCCCGCTGCCTGCCGGAGGGATGCCGCGCCCAGGTGAATCCATCCAGCTGGGCTCCCCCCTCCCTGTTCGATTGGCTTCAACACGCTGGTGACATTCCAGAGCGAGCCCTCTGGCACACCTTCAATCTCGGAGTTGGATTCTGTCTTGTAGTGCCGGAGGACCAAACCAACCTGGCGATTGAAACCTGTCGTGCCCAACAGCTGCAGGCCTGGCCGATCGGCAGCATCGTGAAGGGCAACCCTGAAGACGGAGTGATCGGCCTCCCGGACTAGCGGGCAATTGCATCAAACTCCGAAAGAATCTTCGGAAACACTGGGAACAAGGGAAAGATCCGTTTAAGATCTCATCAAGCAGACCGGAGTTGCCTCCGGACGCAGCGTCGATACATCGGCTTAAACGACATGCCACTTGATAGACCTCAGCGCACCACGCGCAGACGATCCTCTGCTGGACCGACTCCTCCCAGGCGTCCGATTGCTCCAGCCCATGAACGATCCAACGGCCACAGGCAGTCCCCTCGTCCCACATTCCTGACCCTCAGGGATCACGGCAAGGTCTACGTGGCAGATTTGCCCGACCTCTCCGACGGACAACTGGCTCACATCGGCAAAGAGGCTCAGGAGGTTCTCGACAGCCTCGAGCGTCGAATTCATGAACTTGAACAGAGTCTCGACCAGGGACCCCAGGACCGGGACACGCTGATCAAGGCGTCCACAAAGCGCGACGTCACCCTGCGCTTCCTGCGCGCGATCGAGGAGGAGAAGCAACTCCGCAGCAACAACCCGGCCCTGCGGTCCGCGGCCGGAGAATCCCTCCCCCGGACGTTCCTGGAGGTCGCACGGCACCGTCTGCCGGGCACCACATTCGATTCACTGCTCCAGGAGGCGCTCAAAGCCTGCGAGGAGAGCCAGGCAGCGGCAGCCCCGGTGCCTGCTCCGGTCCGCGAAAACGTGATTCCCCTGCGGGGCGACGCCCCAGCCAACAGCCTCCCCGTTGTGGTGAGTCCGGCTCCGGACAACATCGCAGAAGCCTGAGGACCTACGCGCTCTGGAAGGGGTTGGACGGGGTGCGCACCGCGCACTGCCCGCGAGCCTCCGTCAGTTGTTCGATCTCTTCAGGCCTCAGGGACCAACCGAGGGCTCCGGCAACATCCCTGGCTTGTTCGGGGGTTCTGACGCCTGGAATCGGCTTGGTCCCCTGAGCTCGGCACCAGTTGAGTGCCACCTGAGCCATCGATACGTTGCGGGTTGCGGCAATGGCGGCAACGACGGTGCGGAGGTTCCGGCTGGCGGGCATCAACCTGTTGAACAACTGCCGACGCAGAAAGGTTCCTGATCGACGCTCCGCCTTGGGCGACAGGGTCAGCACACCAAAGGCCAGGGGGCTGTAAGCCAGCACCTCCACACCGCGCTCATGACAGAGCTGCCGTAACGCATCAGCCTTGGCATCCCCCGGAGAGAGAAGAGAGTACTGCACCTGCACACTGCGCAAAGGGACCCCACGCTGCGCCAGCCGTTCATGCATCCAGGCCAACCGTTTCGGGCCGATGTTGGACACACCGACTTCGGCGACGGAGCCATCGAGAACGCGATCCGCCAGACCATCGAGAAGCTGCACCTCCTGCCAGGGGGCGTAGCGCGCTGTGCTCCAGTGCAGCTGCACCCGTCGCAGATGACCCTGAAGTCGTTGTCGACTGGCCTGAAGCGCCTGATCAAGGCCCCGTCGTCCGAGCCTCCAGGGGAACGGCGCCAGTTTGGTGGCAATACACAACTGGTCCCGACGCGTCGCCGGAAGACGTGCTGCGAACTGCCCCAACAGCTGCTCACTGCGTCCATCGAGTCGCCCGGTGCCGTAGGAGTCAGCCGTATCGATCAGGTCAAGACCTGAGGAGAGGGCCTGGCGAAAGGTCTCCTCCAGACGGCCATCATCCCGTTCGGCCTCGTAGCCCCACAGCAATTGATTGCCCCACGCCCAAGTACCGAATCCGATGCCGTTCAACGGGTCCCCTCCTCTGCCCGTCATGATCGCCCCATCGACTCAATCCCATGGCTGACCCTCTGACGGCCAACTCCATGCCCAAGGCCAATCCAGTGCCGTCGGAATCGACGGACCTTTCCGAGGAACGCATTCTTTGCCAGCACTGCCGGCGCACGGCCAGCAACGGCATCCGCTGCCTCGGCATGTGCGTGGCCGACAGCGACTACTGATGCTTCTGCCGCTCCTGCTGGTACTGATGAACGTCAACGTGGCCAGCAGTGACACTCCAGGTGACCAACGCTTCGGCCGATTCGACACGGGTCTGTCCGACTGTCGCATCACCCATGCGCAGCGGTCCATGGGCTGTCAACGGCTGCAACTGATGCAAACCAGCTCCATCGGGCTGCGCATTCGCTTCTTCGGCGTCAGCACGAACGAACCGAACAGAACGGTTCAGCTGACCTTCGTGACGGGTCCCGGCTCCGGCGATCCGATTTTGAACTGTCAGAGCGGCCGCTGCCGGCTCGCCGCCACCACCTGGAGCGGACAGATCAGCAGCAGTTCCTGGGTGTCCTTTGATCAGCGCGGCCTGCCCATCGGTGTACCGACCAATCGCCCCTCCATCGGGCAGTGCACGATCAGCGATGGCCGCCTCAGCTGCCAAAGTCAATCCCGTGATGGACTGCAACTGAGCGTGGAGGCCAGGCTTTGACAATCGATCGAAGGCGGCACCCAGATTCGAACTGGGGATAAAGGATTTGCAATCCTCTGCCTTACCACTTGGCCATGCCGCCGATCGGGAACGGCCGTTCCCATCAGGCGATCGTATCAGCCACAACGGAGCCGGATTGCTGGTGGTCTGCAACGGCCACGGGGAAGATTTTATCGCGCTGAGGGTGCTGGAACAAGTCCATG
This window contains:
- a CDS encoding septal ring lytic transglycosylase RlpA family protein is translated as MRVVLTLLGLCGAISASAALFPVVAQDFEDQDGFDPLDPMELFVESAADLEPFSNPASELNLSVENELDQDSTENRNVNAVLTPVAVLPEPKLKLVPDVVRVITGEASWYGPGFYGNYTANGEIYRQGTMTAAHRTLPFGTKVRVTNLRNGRSAVIRINDRGPFVDHRVIDLGHGAASSLGLISSGIAQVKLEVLR
- the purM gene encoding phosphoribosylformylglycinamidine cyclo-ligase, encoding MDYKSAGVDVEAGRAFVQRIKSSVEATHRPEVIGGLGGFGGMMRLPAGLRQPLLVSGTDGVGTKLELAQDHHAHHNVGIDLVAMCVNDVITSGAQPLFFLDYMATGALSPEAMAEVVEGIADGCRQSGCSLLGGETAEMPGFYPAGRYDLAGFCVAVVEESELIDGRQVQTGDAVIGVASSGVHSNGFSLVRRVLEQAAADRSTRYGPDQRPLIDDLLRPTQLYASLVLQLLSSNVAIHAMAHITGGGLPENLPRCLPEGCRAQVNPSSWAPPSLFDWLQHAGDIPERALWHTFNLGVGFCLVVPEDQTNLAIETCRAQQLQAWPIGSIVKGNPEDGVIGLPD
- a CDS encoding bifunctional pantoate--beta-alanine ligase/(d)CMP kinase, which gives rise to MSTQADLDAFLSRLAQPLQFVPTMGGLHDGHGELIRRAAAHGPVLVSVFVNPLQFGPAEDFDRYPRSLETDLSLADRCGAAALWAPSVQMIYPDGACPSRNAADGLQQHLCGAGRPGHFDGVVTVVARLLHLVRPASLWLGEKDWQQLVILRRLVADLCIPVKVQGVATVREADGLAMSSRNRYLTPAERHQAATLPAALRAADATTPLDIIRSMLSAAGLEVEYVERVDPITLQPCGSETAISLLAAAVRCGTTRLIDHVFLMTRQPLVAIDGPAGAGKSTVTRAFAERMGLIYLDTGAMYRSVTWLVQKSGVDPTDAAAITPLLQSLDLQLRSLPCSGQQVLVNGEDVSEAIRSPEVTGLVSVVAAHRCVRQALTAQQKAMGAKGGLVAEGRDIGTAVFPDADLKVFLTATVGERARRRALDLEQRGFPVPERSELEAQIAERDRLDSTREEAPLVKAADAVELITDGMSIDAVIDALVEQFRSRVAEEVWPTPGD
- a CDS encoding aldo/keto reductase — translated: MTGRGGDPLNGIGFGTWAWGNQLLWGYEAERDDGRLEETFRQALSSGLDLIDTADSYGTGRLDGRSEQLLGQFAARLPATRRDQLCIATKLAPFPWRLGRRGLDQALQASRQRLQGHLRRVQLHWSTARYAPWQEVQLLDGLADRVLDGSVAEVGVSNIGPKRLAWMHERLAQRGVPLRSVQVQYSLLSPGDAKADALRQLCHERGVEVLAYSPLAFGVLTLSPKAERRSGTFLRRQLFNRLMPASRNLRTVVAAIAATRNVSMAQVALNWCRAQGTKPIPGVRTPEQARDVAGALGWSLRPEEIEQLTEARGQCAVRTPSNPFQSA
- a CDS encoding histidine phosphotransferase, coding for MPLDRPQRTTRRRSSAGPTPPRRPIAPAHERSNGHRQSPRPTFLTLRDHGKVYVADLPDLSDGQLAHIGKEAQEVLDSLERRIHELEQSLDQGPQDRDTLIKASTKRDVTLRFLRAIEEEKQLRSNNPALRSAAGESLPRTFLEVARHRLPGTTFDSLLQEALKACEESQAAAAPVPAPVRENVIPLRGDAPANSLPVVVSPAPDNIAEA
- a CDS encoding HEAT repeat domain-containing protein, whose protein sequence is MTSPALSDAIQALDRASSTPELVEATRALCALGDPEAADILVKVLGFNNPAVAAVATQGLIQLGRDIVPTLLVSLDARNYGARAWVVKALAALRDPRGLDLLEHALDADIAPSVRRSAVRGLADLDLDPMAKEQQLHRCMQGLLKAGQDDEWVVRYAAVFGIEQRLTDAAGGSSLADQAMPLLRTLASDAEDAKVVRLRAALALQRLNAG
- a CDS encoding low molecular weight protein-tyrosine-phosphatase; protein product: MTQKLLFVCLGNICRSPAAEGVFLHLLDERGLSDQFVVDSAGTGGWHVGNSADRRMQAAANRRGMNLPSRARQICLEDFSSFDLVLTMDDSNLAAVQGLAREAGSQATARIKPMLSYARRFNETEVPDPYYGGDAGFEHVLDLLEDACANLLDELSPQA